The Streptomyces sp. NBC_01275 genome has a segment encoding these proteins:
- a CDS encoding amino acid adenylation domain-containing protein, which produces MRSPQPQPQPQPHPHPHPRSVCATVAGDRLDARFRSVAAREPDRTAVTDAQGSVTYGRLAQQADAVTRALLGRVAPGQPVALRAGRSRHALAGLLGILGAGASYLPVDPGYPQERQRHLLDDSGARLVLTEGPPAPGETLLAEPGPLVLVSRPPASDAVGAPVLPADTAYTIYTSGSTGAPKGCVVGHAQVLALLDAAVPRFDVKAEDVWTLFHSWSFDFSVWEIWGALLYGGRAVIVDRETAADPEAFAALLAAERVTVLNQVPSAFGNLVTEAAADGVRLPALRHVVLGGEALVPDDIRRWWDAGTAPAAAVTNMYGITETTVHVTHCAVTPEVLCEAGPGRTPIGRPLGHLTVELRDEQGELVAPGQPGELWVGGAGVSHGYLGRPGLTAERFPAAPDGTGRRYRSGDWAVADADGRLYYAGRMDGQVKLRGFRIELGEIEAELRALPGVDGAACLVDDSGRTPVLGACLVADREVLPPDRVREHLAERLPAHMLPQRLRYLDRLPLTPHGKLDRTALVAASGAGPRGGDALDPAARGGDHRAG; this is translated from the coding sequence CGGTCGGCTCGCCCAGCAAGCCGACGCCGTCACCCGTGCCCTGCTCGGCCGGGTCGCTCCCGGTCAGCCCGTCGCGCTGCGCGCCGGGCGGTCCCGGCACGCGCTGGCCGGACTCCTGGGCATCCTGGGCGCCGGAGCCTCCTACCTGCCGGTCGACCCCGGGTATCCGCAGGAGCGGCAGCGCCATCTGCTCGACGACTCGGGTGCCCGGCTGGTCCTCACCGAAGGGCCGCCGGCGCCGGGGGAGACGTTGCTCGCCGAGCCGGGACCGCTCGTCCTGGTCTCCCGTCCGCCGGCCTCCGACGCCGTCGGCGCCCCCGTGCTCCCGGCGGACACCGCGTACACCATCTACACCTCCGGCTCCACCGGCGCGCCCAAGGGCTGCGTCGTCGGGCACGCGCAGGTGCTTGCCCTGCTGGACGCCGCCGTGCCGCGGTTCGACGTCAAAGCCGAGGACGTGTGGACCCTGTTCCATTCCTGGAGCTTCGACTTCAGTGTCTGGGAGATCTGGGGCGCCCTGCTGTACGGCGGCCGGGCGGTGATCGTCGACCGGGAGACCGCCGCCGACCCCGAGGCCTTCGCCGCGCTGCTGGCGGCCGAGCGGGTCACCGTGCTCAACCAGGTGCCCTCGGCCTTCGGCAACCTCGTCACCGAGGCGGCGGCCGACGGGGTGCGGCTGCCGGCGCTGCGCCATGTCGTCCTCGGCGGCGAGGCACTCGTGCCCGACGACATACGCCGCTGGTGGGACGCGGGCACAGCTCCTGCCGCGGCCGTCACCAACATGTACGGCATCACGGAGACCACCGTGCATGTCACCCACTGCGCGGTCACGCCCGAGGTCCTGTGCGAGGCCGGTCCCGGACGCACCCCGATCGGGCGGCCGTTGGGCCACCTGACCGTCGAGCTGCGCGACGAGCAGGGTGAGTTGGTGGCGCCGGGGCAGCCCGGTGAGCTGTGGGTGGGCGGGGCGGGCGTGAGCCACGGCTACCTCGGCCGCCCCGGACTCACCGCCGAGCGCTTCCCCGCAGCACCGGACGGAACGGGCCGTCGCTACCGTAGCGGTGACTGGGCAGTCGCCGACGCCGACGGTCGGCTGTACTACGCGGGCCGGATGGACGGCCAGGTCAAACTGCGCGGCTTCCGCATCGAACTCGGCGAGATCGAGGCCGAGTTACGCGCGCTCCCCGGCGTCGACGGCGCCGCCTGCCTGGTCGACGACAGTGGCCGTACGCCGGTGCTCGGCGCCTGTCTGGTCGCCGACCGTGAGGTGCTGCCCCCGGACCGGGTGCGTGAGCACCTGGCCGAGCGACTGCCCGCGCACATGCTGCCGCAGCGGCTGCGGTATCTCGACCGGCTGCCGCTCACCCCGCACGGCAAGTTGGACCGGACGGCCCTGGTGGCCGCGTCCGGCGCCGGTCCGCGTGGGGGAGACGCCCTTGACCCTGCTGCACGAGGCGGTGACCACCGTGCCGGTTGA
- a CDS encoding LLM class flavin-dependent oxidoreductase — translation MPVEFIGMIGTKDSEGGPHGPAVDPEFTRRFARVHEEAGFDRVLIGHSSSSPDGAQVAAYVAAHTERLGLLLAHRPGVLAPTVAARSFATLDHFSGGRLAVHVISGGNDAEQRRDGDYLEKDDRYARTDEFLEVVRRAWTEPEGFDHEGRFYRFEDFRSEVRPLQHPAVPVYFGGSSPAAHRVGGKHADVFALWGEPLAETAEQIAAVRAAARTAGRTVPPRISVSFRPVLGRTEEEAWERAHGVLDAIRRRGTAGSFFDRSRPPLPLGPSARPENVGSQRLLAAAAKGERHDRALWTAPAAATGAAGNSTALVGTAETVAQALLDYMDIGVTTFLLRGYEPLRDAEEFGRTLLPLVRQEAERRERATVAAG, via the coding sequence GTGCCGGTTGAATTCATCGGGATGATCGGGACCAAGGACTCCGAGGGCGGCCCCCACGGGCCGGCCGTCGACCCCGAGTTCACGCGGCGCTTCGCGCGCGTGCACGAGGAGGCCGGGTTCGACCGCGTCCTGATCGGCCACAGCTCCAGCTCGCCCGACGGCGCCCAGGTCGCCGCGTACGTGGCCGCGCACACCGAGCGCCTCGGGCTGCTGCTGGCCCACCGGCCGGGCGTCCTCGCCCCCACCGTGGCCGCGCGGTCCTTCGCCACCCTCGACCACTTCAGCGGCGGGCGACTCGCGGTCCACGTCATATCCGGCGGGAACGACGCCGAGCAGCGTCGCGACGGCGACTACCTGGAGAAGGACGACCGCTACGCGCGCACCGACGAGTTCCTGGAGGTGGTGAGACGGGCGTGGACCGAACCTGAGGGCTTCGACCACGAGGGCCGCTTCTACCGGTTCGAGGACTTCCGCTCCGAGGTGCGGCCGCTGCAACACCCGGCAGTCCCCGTGTACTTCGGAGGGTCCTCGCCCGCCGCCCACCGGGTGGGCGGCAAGCACGCGGACGTGTTCGCGCTGTGGGGCGAGCCCCTGGCCGAGACCGCCGAGCAGATCGCGGCCGTGCGGGCCGCGGCGCGTACGGCCGGACGCACGGTGCCGCCCAGGATCAGCGTGTCGTTCCGGCCGGTGCTGGGCCGTACCGAGGAGGAGGCGTGGGAGCGGGCGCACGGCGTCCTCGACGCGATCCGCCGGCGCGGCACGGCGGGTTCCTTCTTCGACCGCAGTCGGCCGCCGCTGCCGCTCGGGCCGTCGGCGCGTCCCGAGAACGTCGGCTCCCAGCGGCTGCTGGCCGCCGCGGCGAAGGGCGAGCGGCACGACCGGGCCCTGTGGACCGCGCCCGCGGCGGCCACCGGGGCGGCGGGCAACTCCACGGCGCTGGTGGGGACTGCCGAGACGGTGGCACAGGCCCTGCTGGACTACATGGACATCGGCGTGACGACCTTCCTGCTGCGCGGGTACGAACCACTGCGCGACGCCGAGGAGTTCGGCCGGACGCTGCTGCCGCTGGTGCGCCAGGAGGCGGAGCGGCGCGAGCGGGCGACGGTGGCTGCCGGCTGA
- a CDS encoding response regulator transcription factor: MRPEVLSVGPAKAGREALAFTKKGTPVSPFTGEILNQLSDRELEVLGYLAEGHTYSSIARRMNLSPHTVDTYLRRIRGKAGVSNRAHLMVLALQVSRRHDLGLGLAQA; the protein is encoded by the coding sequence GTGCGCCCGGAAGTCCTGTCCGTCGGCCCGGCGAAGGCCGGCCGCGAGGCCCTCGCGTTCACCAAGAAAGGCACACCTGTGAGTCCGTTCACCGGCGAAATACTGAATCAACTCAGCGACCGTGAGCTCGAAGTGCTCGGCTATCTCGCCGAGGGCCACACCTATTCCTCCATCGCGCGCAGAATGAATCTCAGTCCGCATACCGTGGACACCTACCTGCGCAGAATCCGGGGAAAGGCGGGAGTCAGCAACCGAGCGCATCTCATGGTGCTGGCACTTCAGGTCTCCCGGCGCCACGACCTCGGCCTCGGCCTGGCACAGGCGTGA
- a CDS encoding helix-turn-helix transcriptional regulator: MDPDRAARELGLTREEVEAAVVSLTELGLLKPDLDDPARLRPVDPDLVAAVVTISLEAAIRSQQAELHRIRDQFADLRGHYRDSLSRESVDLEVIPGVEEVRAALNRAAEECTEEMLTSQPGGNRVPEVLQEALARDTAMLSRGVRMRTLYHHTARFNGPSQSYVATVSALGAEYRTAHELFGRLIVFDRKVAFVPERGGTWGAVVIREPSVVHYLCEVFEQAWTQAAPFSDAAADGLELVAKDIHRTIVRLLAAGLKDESIARRIGMSLRTARKHVADIMETLGAESRFQAGVLAAQQGLLDEAPEAEPGD, from the coding sequence ATGGACCCGGATCGCGCGGCCCGGGAACTGGGCCTCACACGGGAGGAGGTGGAAGCCGCCGTCGTCTCGCTGACCGAACTGGGCCTCCTCAAACCCGACTTAGACGACCCGGCGCGGCTGCGCCCGGTCGACCCGGACCTCGTGGCCGCCGTGGTGACCATCTCCTTGGAGGCGGCGATCCGCAGTCAGCAGGCCGAACTGCACCGCATCCGCGACCAGTTCGCCGATCTGCGCGGCCACTACCGGGACAGCCTCAGCCGGGAGTCCGTCGACCTCGAGGTGATCCCCGGAGTGGAGGAGGTGCGGGCCGCCCTCAACCGGGCCGCCGAGGAGTGCACCGAGGAGATGCTCACCAGCCAGCCAGGCGGGAACCGCGTGCCGGAAGTCCTCCAGGAGGCCCTGGCCCGCGACACCGCGATGCTGTCGCGCGGGGTGCGGATGCGCACGCTCTACCACCACACGGCACGCTTCAACGGGCCCAGCCAGTCCTATGTCGCCACCGTGTCCGCCCTCGGCGCCGAGTACCGCACCGCGCACGAGCTGTTCGGCCGACTGATCGTCTTCGACCGCAAGGTGGCCTTCGTCCCCGAACGCGGCGGCACCTGGGGTGCGGTGGTGATCCGGGAGCCCTCGGTCGTCCACTACCTGTGCGAGGTGTTCGAGCAGGCGTGGACGCAGGCCGCGCCGTTCTCCGACGCCGCCGCCGACGGCCTGGAACTGGTCGCCAAGGACATCCACCGGACGATAGTGCGGCTGCTTGCGGCCGGCCTGAAGGACGAGAGCATCGCGCGCCGGATCGGCATGTCCCTGCGCACCGCCAGGAAACACGTCGCCGACATCATGGAGACGCTCGGAGCCGAGAGCCGCTTCCAGGCCGGGGTCCTCGCGGCGCAGCAAGGACTCCTCGACGAAGCCCCGGAGGCCGAACCCGGCGACTGA